A genomic stretch from Dyella sp. M7H15-1 includes:
- a CDS encoding type III secretion system chaperone gives MTLPAPSAQAVLTEFAHHHGIAGFTLSHEGTAALRLPDGMEVFLEVVETAAKLFVYVPLDTLPQGQARQAYLEQLLHLNCLEHGTVGATLAVDSHTETVLLHKSVSRSRN, from the coding sequence ATGACTCTCCCTGCTCCTTCGGCCCAGGCCGTGTTGACTGAGTTTGCCCACCACCATGGTATTGCCGGGTTTACCTTAAGCCATGAAGGCACCGCTGCCTTGCGCCTGCCAGATGGCATGGAAGTTTTCCTGGAAGTAGTGGAAACCGCCGCGAAGTTGTTTGTCTACGTCCCGTTGGACACCCTTCCCCAAGGACAAGCGCGCCAGGCTTATCTGGAACAACTGTTGCACCTCAATTGCCTGGAGCATGGCACGGTAGGCGCCACGCTCGCCGTGGATAGTCATACCGAGACCGTTTTACTGCACAAATCGGTCTCCCGCTCGCGGAATTGA
- a CDS encoding helix-turn-helix transcriptional regulator, protein MNLLPNTHLESTSTFADRIKVLIQRVGSVTEIARMCGFSEGVVRSWRDGNTDPSRARCVTLAHTLGISLVWLVAGEGSMQIDPNDLVPDDNATNSAEAASPPRHRSKLRMAVDSLETRGSLMDAQRLNTALHILQSELDLAESSVTLAENSDMLAELYDILGPGGNDVDATAMVAFNHRLAERLKVKRSMPSRLSA, encoded by the coding sequence ATGAATCTGCTACCCAATACCCATCTCGAATCTACTTCCACGTTTGCCGACCGCATTAAAGTGCTGATTCAGCGCGTTGGCAGCGTGACGGAAATCGCACGGATGTGCGGCTTTTCGGAAGGCGTCGTACGAAGTTGGCGAGACGGCAACACCGATCCCTCACGTGCACGCTGCGTTACCTTGGCACACACGTTGGGCATATCCCTGGTATGGCTGGTCGCCGGCGAAGGTTCAATGCAGATCGACCCGAATGACCTCGTGCCTGATGACAATGCCACCAACAGCGCGGAAGCCGCCTCACCCCCCAGACATCGCTCCAAGTTACGCATGGCGGTAGATAGCCTGGAAACCCGTGGTAGCTTGATGGATGCACAGCGACTCAACACCGCGCTGCACATTCTGCAATCGGAGCTGGATCTGGCCGAAAGCAGCGTGACACTAGCGGAAAATTCGGACATGTTAGCTGAGTTGTACGACATCCTCGGCCCAGGCGGCAACGATGTGGACGCCACGGCGATGGTGGCTTTCAATCACCGCCTCGCTGAGCGTTTGAAGGTCAAGCGCAGTATGCCCAGTCGCTTGTCGGCCTGA
- a CDS encoding TonB-dependent receptor has translation MKKQKTILAAAIATALMLHTWAVSAQDIAPTQTDQADSKKAKNLEAVTVTGSHIRSVDVETSQPVFTMDRQAIKATGLTNVSDILARMPSVGTPDITPQDTLASGSDVGGTYVNMRYLGSQRTLVLVNGHRWSTTLSGMTDLSTIPVSMIERIDVLKDGASSVYGSDAIGGVVNIITRDRYNGGEANVYFGENGGGDGQQKNADFTWGHTTEKNSFIVSAAYQDLSPVWDNKRELTKYANGPRHPDDGWGIGPWGRVLDPNNDNTYVINHGATDTANFGNYHPYDSSSLADKYRVSQDMTFRAGNKLKNLYVQDSYKLTDNITLRGSATYSTRDSSSQLAGYPLSTDATGLTINPNNAYNPFPGNATEFWRRTVEMPRITWSNSRLAHVDVGAEGFFTFLNHDWNWDVGYIFSQTHVRQISSGNIYLPNAEKALGPTTIINGQVACANAADRAAGCVPWNVLAGPGGTPQSVWNYVNSIGTSRQFAQTDDITANVGGGLFDLPAGTVNIAGGIEHRREKGSYHPDPNDSAGLTTNLASAPTNGRYDVNEAYLELDVPVLRDLPGAQEFGVNVASRYSHYSNFGSTVNNKYSVRWRPIEDLLIRGTYAEGFRAPTINDLYSGTGQSFETFLDPCDTAFGAAATNSTVAARCVAAGVPANYRQKDQAGNNITSNAGGQSPTAFLSGSNSKLKPETSVTRTFGLVYSPHYVEGLDFTLDYYNIRLTNAIEAVDASDILSYCYIQNDPSFCNRFTRNRAGVITSLNESLANLGSITTEGYDVGIHYRLPETRFGSFRIASDSTYLSKYDTTSGPGQAPHTLAGYMDNEVGLYRVRSNLQVDWAYKQFGASWTVRYYSGLKDSCWSVSPAVECSNPTYTNPWIGSFGIAQKGSVAFNDLQLRYTAPWKGTFTFGVNNIFDKKGPFYYNVTLSGTGSPPYNPAFDYDRYFYVSYNQKF, from the coding sequence TTGAAGAAGCAAAAAACGATACTGGCCGCCGCGATTGCGACGGCACTTATGTTGCACACCTGGGCTGTTTCCGCACAGGACATCGCCCCGACGCAAACGGACCAGGCCGATTCGAAAAAAGCCAAGAATCTGGAAGCCGTCACTGTTACTGGCTCGCATATTCGCAGTGTGGACGTGGAAACATCCCAGCCAGTTTTCACCATGGACCGCCAGGCCATTAAGGCTACTGGCTTGACCAATGTCAGTGACATCCTCGCTCGGATGCCGTCGGTTGGCACGCCGGATATCACCCCACAAGACACGCTTGCCAGCGGCTCCGATGTAGGCGGCACTTACGTCAACATGCGTTACCTCGGTTCGCAGCGCACGCTGGTGCTGGTCAACGGCCATCGCTGGAGCACCACTCTCAGCGGCATGACGGATCTCTCGACCATTCCGGTGTCTATGATCGAGCGCATCGACGTGCTGAAAGACGGTGCATCGTCCGTGTATGGATCAGATGCGATCGGTGGCGTGGTCAACATCATCACCCGCGATCGCTACAACGGCGGCGAAGCCAACGTTTACTTCGGCGAGAACGGCGGTGGTGACGGCCAGCAGAAGAATGCCGACTTCACCTGGGGCCATACCACCGAGAAGAATTCGTTTATCGTCAGCGCTGCATATCAGGATCTGTCCCCCGTATGGGACAACAAGCGCGAACTGACCAAGTATGCCAACGGCCCCCGTCATCCTGACGATGGCTGGGGTATTGGCCCCTGGGGGCGCGTGCTCGATCCAAATAATGACAACACCTATGTCATCAATCACGGCGCTACCGATACGGCGAATTTCGGCAATTATCACCCCTACGACTCATCCAGCCTCGCGGACAAATACCGCGTATCGCAGGACATGACGTTCCGTGCAGGCAACAAGCTGAAGAACCTATATGTGCAGGACAGCTACAAGTTGACCGACAACATCACGCTGCGTGGCTCGGCCACCTACAGCACGCGTGACAGCTCCAGCCAGCTTGCGGGTTATCCGCTTTCCACGGATGCCACTGGCCTGACCATCAATCCGAACAATGCGTACAATCCGTTCCCCGGCAACGCTACCGAATTCTGGCGCCGCACGGTGGAAATGCCGCGCATCACCTGGTCCAACTCCCGTCTGGCGCATGTGGACGTAGGAGCGGAAGGTTTCTTCACCTTTCTCAATCACGATTGGAATTGGGATGTCGGTTACATCTTTTCGCAGACGCATGTTCGTCAAATCAGCTCGGGCAACATCTATCTGCCGAATGCCGAAAAGGCACTGGGGCCGACCACGATCATTAACGGCCAGGTCGCTTGCGCCAATGCGGCTGATCGTGCTGCAGGCTGCGTGCCATGGAATGTGTTGGCCGGCCCTGGTGGAACGCCACAGTCTGTCTGGAACTACGTGAACTCGATCGGTACCAGTCGCCAGTTCGCCCAGACCGACGATATCACCGCCAACGTGGGTGGTGGCCTGTTCGATCTCCCGGCAGGTACGGTCAACATCGCCGGCGGTATCGAGCATCGTCGTGAAAAGGGCTCCTATCACCCGGATCCGAATGACTCGGCTGGCCTGACCACCAACCTCGCTAGTGCGCCGACGAATGGCCGTTACGACGTCAACGAGGCTTACCTGGAGCTCGACGTGCCAGTGCTGCGCGATCTGCCCGGCGCCCAGGAATTCGGAGTCAACGTCGCCAGCCGTTATTCGCATTACAGCAATTTCGGCAGTACCGTGAACAACAAGTACAGCGTGCGTTGGCGCCCGATTGAAGATCTGTTGATTCGCGGCACATATGCCGAAGGCTTCCGTGCACCGACCATCAATGATCTGTACAGTGGCACCGGCCAAAGCTTCGAAACCTTCTTGGACCCGTGCGACACCGCGTTCGGCGCAGCCGCGACCAATTCGACTGTAGCAGCACGTTGTGTGGCGGCGGGCGTGCCCGCTAACTATCGCCAGAAGGATCAGGCAGGTAATAACATCACCAGCAACGCCGGTGGCCAATCACCGACTGCCTTCCTCTCGGGTTCCAACTCGAAGTTGAAACCGGAAACCTCGGTGACCCGCACGTTTGGCCTGGTATACAGCCCGCACTATGTGGAAGGCCTGGATTTCACGCTGGATTACTACAACATCCGCCTGACCAACGCGATTGAAGCGGTGGATGCCAGCGACATCCTTTCCTATTGCTACATCCAGAACGATCCGAGTTTCTGCAATCGCTTCACCCGCAATCGTGCAGGCGTGATCACCAGCCTCAACGAGAGCCTGGCCAACCTGGGTTCGATCACTACCGAAGGCTATGACGTCGGCATCCACTATCGCCTGCCGGAAACGCGCTTTGGCAGCTTCCGCATCGCGTCGGACAGCACCTACCTCAGCAAATACGACACCACCAGCGGACCAGGCCAGGCACCCCATACGTTGGCCGGCTATATGGACAATGAAGTGGGTTTGTATCGCGTCCGCTCCAATCTACAAGTGGATTGGGCGTACAAGCAGTTCGGTGCGAGCTGGACGGTGCGCTACTACTCCGGCCTGAAGGATAGCTGCTGGAGCGTGAGTCCAGCGGTGGAATGCAGTAACCCGACCTACACTAATCCGTGGATCGGCAGCTTTGGCATTGCACAGAAGGGCTCGGTAGCATTCAACGACCTGCAGTTGCGCTACACGGCTCCGTGGAAGGGCACCTTTACGTTCGGCGTGAACAATATCTTCGACAAGAAGGGACCGTTCTACTACAACGTGACGCTGTCGGGTACGGGCAGCCCGCCGTACAACCCCGCGTTCGACTACGATCGTTACTTCTACGTGTCGTACAACCAGAAGTTCTGA